DNA sequence from the Chlorocebus sabaeus isolate Y175 chromosome 25, mChlSab1.0.hap1, whole genome shotgun sequence genome:
AACTGACTAGGGTCCCATGGCCTCTCTCACAAACTTCTCAGTGTCTCGGGGGTCAAAATTGAGTCATAGAATCCAAGATCCAGAATCTGGCAGAGTCTTGCAGAGATCAGCTGACCCAATGAATTCCAGGGCTCTCCACAGAGAGGTGCTTGTCTTTAGCtaagtttttactaaaaataaggACAAtactgtgaattttaaaaaacacacatatttGTTGTTAAGGTATATTCTTTACTCTGTTATGCCTACCTTCTTTAAAATTAGCTCCTTCTTATTTTGATGAGATGATGATGGtagatagaattttaaaataccgGACGGGCATGgcggctcccacctgtaatctcagcactttgggaggctgaggtaggaggactgcttgaggatAGGATTTtgagtgcagcctgggcaatataacgagacccccatctctaagaaaaaaaaaaaattacaaatatccttaattggtaaaataaaatgttagcataTGTTGATCcctccagtttttttttcctttggaaatgtATTGGCTTATAAAATTCCTGTATTTCAGAACTACTGACCTACTCCTTAAAAACTGGGGCCAGGACTAAGGTGAGGGGATGTGAGGCACTCACTTTGGGCGCAGAATACAAGTGGATGCCAAAAAGTCAGTGAGTAAGATAACTGATgttttcatgtatgtgtgtgtgtgtgtgtacacacacacacacacacacatatatatatatttttttgagacagagttttgctcttgttgcttaggctagagtgcaatggcgcagtctcggctcaccgcaacctccacctcccaggttcaagtgattctcctgcttcaacctcctgagtagctgggattataggcatgcaccaccatgtctggctaattttgtattttagtagagacgggtttctccatgttggccaggctggtcccaaactcccgaactcctgaccttaggtaatccgcctgcctcagcctcccatagtgttaggattacaggcatgagccaccgcgcccggccttcgtgtgtgtgtgtgtgtgtgtgtgtgtgtgtgtgtatatatatatatattttttttttttttttttttttttgagatggagtctccctctgttgcccaggctggagtacagtggcgtgacctGGGCTCAtgacaagctccgcctcccaggttcccgccattctcctgcctcagtctcccgagtagctgggactacaggcgccggccaccttgcccggctagtttttttgtattttttagtagagacggggtttcaccgtgttaggcaggatggtctcgatctcctgacctcgtgatccgcccgtctcagcctcccaaagtgctgggattacaggcttgagccaccgcgcccggcctcatgtatatttttaaaaataaaactaatgcaAAAAGTCCACAATAAACAGCAatgcaaaattttaaagacagaatcagTGTTAGTATTTCACCTTTTGCCTCAGGTTCCAATGTGCTTGGCAGGGCACTGCTTAGAAGCAGTTCTTCTAAATCACCCATGATAGGAAAGGGCAATTCTGGGTCTGAGAATACTCCATAAAAGGAACTGCCACAACATTTGCAGGTGTTTGGTTGTCTCATGACCCTGAGGCCTTGAGTCTGATGTCATTCCATTTCTGCAGCTTAAACCTGAGTCCCTCTTTTGCTGCCCTCAATGGAGACATCCACCCCACTCTCCCAAACAACACAACTGTCCTTCAGAGGCTCAAGGGCAGTTACATAAGCGCTCCCCCACACATCCCCATACTCATTCCTCTCCCTCTGTAGCCagcttttcatgtttatttttcttttctgaattcttAGGAAAGCAAGCAAGTGGAGACCAAGACAGATGCCAAGAATGGAGAGGAAAGGGGCAGAGATGCCAGCAAAAAAGCCCTGGGCCCCAGACGGGACTCAGATCTGGGGAAGGAGCCAAAGAGGGGTGGTTTAAAGAAAAGCTTCTCTAGAGACAGAGATGAAGCTGATGGCAAGAGTGGCGAGAAGCCCAAGGAGGAGAAGATCATCCGGGGCATTGACAAGGGCCgggtcagggctgcagtggataagaaggaggcagggaaggatgggagagcagaggagagggCAGTGGCCaccaagaaggaagaggagaagaaagggagtGACAGGAACACAGGCTTGAGCAGGGACAAGgataaaaagagagaggagatgaAGGAGGTGGCCAAGAAAGAGGATGATGAGAAGGTAAAAGGGGAGCGTAGGAACACAGACACCAGAAAAGAGGGTGAGAAGATGAAAAGAGCAGGTGGGAACACAGACATGAAAAAGGAGGATGAGAAGGTAAAAAGAGGAACTGGGAACACAGACACCAAAAAGGAGAATGAAAAAGTCAAGAAGGATGAACCCTTACATGAAAAGGAAGCCAAGGAAGACAGCAAGACTAAAACACCCGAGAAACAGATGCCCAGTGGCCCCACCAAGCCCTCTGAAGGGCCGGCCaaggcagaggaggaggcagcTCCCAGCATATTTGATGAGCCTCTGGAAAGAGTGAAGAACAATGACCCTGAGATGACTGAGGTGAATGTCAACAACTCAGACTGCATCACAAATGAGATCTTGGTCCGGTTTACTGAGGCTCTGGAATTCAACACTGTGGTTAAGGTGTTTGCCTTGGCCAACACGCGAGCCGATGACCATGTGGCCTTTGCCATTGCCATCATGCTCAAGGCCAACAAGACCATCACCAGCCTCAACCTGGACTCCAACCACATCACAGGCAAAGGCATCCTGGCCATCTTCCGGGCCCTCCTCCAGAACAACACACTGACCGAGCTCCGCTTCCACAACCAGCGACACATCTGTGGAGGCAAGACGGAGATGGAGATCGCCAAGCTACTGAAGGAGAATACTACCCTGCTCAAGCTGGGCTACCATTTTGAGCTAGCCGGGCCCCGAATGACCGTCACCAATCTGCTCAGCCGCAACATGGACAAGCAGAGACAAAAGCGGCTGCAGGAGCAAAGGCAGGCACAGGAAGccaagggagagaagaaggatcTGCTGGAGGTACCCAAGGCCGGGGCTCTGGCCAAGGGCTCCCCAAAACCTTCACCTCAACCATCTCCAAAGCCCTCCCCAAAGAACTCACCCAAAAAAGGGGGTGCTCCAGCtgccccacctccccctccccctcccttggCTCCACCCCTTATCATGGAAAACCTGAAGAATTCACTCTCACCAGCTACCCAGAGGAAGATGGGAGACAAAGTCCTCCCTGCCCAGGA
Encoded proteins:
- the LMOD1 gene encoding leiomodin-1, with the translated sequence MSRVAKYRRQVSEDPDIDSLLETLSPEEMEELEKELDVVDPDGSVPVGLRQRNQTEKQSTGVYNREAMLNFCEKETKKLMQREMSMDESKQVETKTDAKNGEERGRDASKKALGPRRDSDLGKEPKRGGLKKSFSRDRDEADGKSGEKPKEEKIIRGIDKGRVRAAVDKKEAGKDGRAEERAVATKKEEEKKGSDRNTGLSRDKDKKREEMKEVAKKEDDEKVKGERRNTDTRKEGEKMKRAGGNTDMKKEDEKVKRGTGNTDTKKENEKVKKDEPLHEKEAKEDSKTKTPEKQMPSGPTKPSEGPAKAEEEAAPSIFDEPLERVKNNDPEMTEVNVNNSDCITNEILVRFTEALEFNTVVKVFALANTRADDHVAFAIAIMLKANKTITSLNLDSNHITGKGILAIFRALLQNNTLTELRFHNQRHICGGKTEMEIAKLLKENTTLLKLGYHFELAGPRMTVTNLLSRNMDKQRQKRLQEQRQAQEAKGEKKDLLEVPKAGALAKGSPKPSPQPSPKPSPKNSPKKGGAPAAPPPPPPPLAPPLIMENLKNSLSPATQRKMGDKVLPAQEKNSRDQLLAAIRSSNLKQLKKLSSCWCEPTGRGWLGGEGRTAKGKACRGAHVGCR